From Flexistipes sp.:
TTTCTGAAATATTAATGGGAACATTTTCCAACATGTCATCATTATCGAAATCTTTCCAATCTATCTTAAGTACCGCTTCTTTTTCATCCTTTTTCCTAGAAACTACTTCAATTTCTTCTCCAAGTTTATGGGCACCGAACCTCCCAATACCCTTTTCCCCGAGTGGAATTCGTTTACATGGGCTAATAAAATCTTCAGATTCAATCTGATTTTTTTTAAATGTTGTGCCTGGTACAAGCCAAATATCCTTAAAATGATTGTAATTCATTCCAAAACCGTCATCCTCAATTACTATGGAACCTAATTCAGGACTGTCCAGATTCTTCATGCTAATTGTAACTTTTCTTGCACATGCATCATATGAATTTTTAATAATTTCAAGCACAGCAATATTCTCACTCCGAATAAGCTGATCACCGAGCTGGAGAATAATTCTTGCTGTTGGCTTAAATCCAATGTTATTGTAATTTTCCATTATTTTACCAATTCCGGGATTTGATAAGTTTCTTTAACGAACCGTTTTGCATAAATTGATTTAAATATTTCGAATACAATTTCAGCAATTTGATTTGCTAAAAGTGGTGGTACAGCGTTTCCCACCTGAACAAACTGTGAAGTTCTTGGACCGCAGAAGTAATAGTTATCCGGAAATGTCTGAATCCTTGCAGCTTCTCTGACTGTAAAACTCCTGCACTGAGCAGGGTCAGGGTGGATGTAATAATGACCATCTTTGGAAATATGGCTTGTAACTGTTTTACATGGTTTATTCCATAGTTGAACCCGAAATCTGTCTGCAAATTTTTTATTTTCAATTCCGTCATTTATATTTTTATGGGCTGGAAGCAAAGCTTGAGGAAAGTCTTCTAATTTGGGAGAGCGTTTTTTTACTTTAGCAAAACAGGAAGCAAATAAATAACGAGTTAAATCGCTTTTCATATGACCTCTGGAAGAGTGGTTACAAACTCCTTCAATTCTAGGATCCAAATACCATTCTGGATAATATGGGGTTGATGTTTGTTTGTAAGTCAAATATTCTCCACCTGGTTTCTTTTCAGAAGCAGATATTTTATTCAGCTGTTTTAATATTTCTTCTTTAACAGATTTATCAATATCAACTAATATACCTTTTTCCAAAATATCATTTATTGCAGATTTCCAGGCTAAATTGTTATCTGCCGTTTTGGAAAGCCTGCTTCTTATTTCAGGCAAATCGGATAAAACGGATGAAATTGACACTTCACTGCTAGGCTTAAGAGTTTTAGGTGAAAATTCAATATCCTTGCGTATCCCAAGAAGAATAACCCTATGACGTGTCTGTGGGACACCAAACTTCTCAGAACGTATAACGAAATCTTGAGGACAAAAAATAGGATTACCCTTTGAATCAAAATCAGTTGGCTCAGCAACCAAAGAATAAATACGATAACCCGGGCTATTCAATTTTATATCTTTGTTCTTGCAATCAGACAAATACGCACTTCCAGGAGCTGAAAGATCAGCAAGTATTTTGGAAAATAGAGGACTTCTCAAGGTCTTTGCTGACAATAAACCTTTTACATTTTCCATTACAAAAACTGCAGGTTTATGAACTCCTAAAATTCTTAGATACTGCTTATATAAAGCTACACGCTCATCTTTCTTCTCATCAAGGACTTTTTCCCTTCTTCTTGATCGTCCGACAACTGAATATGCCTGACATGGAGGGCCACCAATCAGGACCCAGTCTTTTTCCTTATTCAGAGCGCTTTGAATCTTTTTATCAACAATAGAATTAGATACCGCTTCTTTTCCCTCTCCAAGTTCAGCCAACAAAGCTTCTGCATTAGCTTTTTTAGCTTGAAGCGGCCATCTAACGTATAGTTCAGAGAGAGTAATACGTTCTTTGATACACTCATAGTATTCTAACGGAACCTGTTCTGGCGCAAACTGGCGGAAAAAACTTCTTAATTTCAGGGTCTGATGTGCATAAGTATCTTTCTCAATCGAAAGAGCTATTTTAAATTGTCTCTTATGATTTTCTGGATTTACAAACGCACTAAACCCTTCACCAAGTCCGCCTGGTCCGGCAAATATATCAATTATAGGTATTTTCATCTGCTTCTTAGCTGTTTCTTTATCCTTGTAAGAGTCTGTTCGCTTTTTCCATCTTTAAGCTCACATTCAAAGATTGTAATTATATTCCAGCGATCCGCTTTAAGCTTATTGGTATTTTCTAAGTCCAACTGTTTGTTTCTATTTATTTTTTTCAGCCACCACTCTGTTCTGGTTTTAGGTATTACAAAATATTTGCACTCATAATGTCCATGCCAGAAACATCCATGCACAAAAATTACTGAATTATACTTAGGAAGTACTATGTCTGGTTTCCCCGGAAGCTTTTTGTCATGCAAGCGATATCGAAAACCTTGGCTATGTAAGTATTTTCTCACTATCATTTCAGGCTTAGTGTTTTTTGATCTAATTTGACTCATATTATAACTACGCGTTTTATTATTATGAACATCGGCCATTTTCTATCCAAGTATGAAAATCAATTTTGCACATAATAAATCTTATTTTCACAATCCCTGTATGTCAACGAAAACTTCTTTTTATTAATTTTATTGCCTTATATGCAAGTGATACACAAACATTATATTCGTTTGTTAATGATAAACAGGAAACTTTTATCTCTTTAAACATATATAATATTCTACGCATAGGTTTTATAAAGAATCTTTTTAAGAAGTCTACTTTTCTCTTTTTATGTGATTTGTTTGGCAAATCGGGAAATATAGTCTGTCCGAAGGAATGCCACCCACACACTTCTTATGAATGTCATGAGTAAATAATCTAAGCATGAGCGCAAGTTTTCGAAAATATATTTTAAATCTATTTTTAGTTCCTCAGAAACTCTCTAATGTTATAAGGAAGACTCATAGTTCGCTTTTAATGTAGTGAAGTCCTTTTTAGTTTTTTCGACGAGCGCTTTGATGCTCTTGCTTCCTCTTACAACTTTCTCCTTTTATGTGTGTGGGTTGCCGGAATGCAAAGCATGTAAGTTATCCGAATTATGTTGTTGGACGCCGGTATTGTAAAGTAGCTTTTTCGTATTTAGAACTGTTCAGTGTTTAGTTTATAAGTTTTGCTTTTTTAAGCTTTTCATATGCATGAGTGTCGAATAAATCTAAAGGACGACTTAATGAACATGACTCTACTCCGTTATTTTCGAACTCTTTTGAGTCAATATTGTAATAATATGAGTGACACTGTATATTGCGACTTCCGTCAATTTGATAGATATAGAACCCATTTTCTCTGGAATTCTTTTTTGTTGCAGTTGCCGCCACAGAATTAATGAGTTTTCGATTCTTTAGCACACTACGTATTTCGTCATTAACAACTCCAGCTATTTCATCTAGAGTTTTACGTACTTGGCTGTCCGATAGATCCACCTTCAAAAATTCTTTATAACCCTTCTTAATAGACCGCTCAGCGAGCGTAATGCCTTTGAATCGATAGAATTTTGTAGCGGCTACATCATCCATTCCCTCCGCTTTGCTCTTGACGTATTCAATCGCAATGCGCAATGTTTTTGGCAGTAATTTATTATTATTTTTGTCTATGTGGTAAACAGGTGGCCTTTTTATTCCAAGTTGCCTTACACAATACATTCTTGCAAAACGGCGAATTGCTCTGTGATCAAGTAAGTCTTGGTATTTTTGGCTGCTAAAGACGTCATGGTGGTCGTGTCCGGCAAGCACCATATCAAAGTCGTCTGAAACAATTTGACCCAATACCTCATGGGCATTAGTTAAGCTCATAAAGGGCTGTTTTCCGTATGCTTTAGGTAGATATAAAAAATGGTGTAATACTATAATCTTGTAGCTTCTGTTGAACAAATTAGCTGCCTCTTCTTCAC
This genomic window contains:
- a CDS encoding DNA cytosine methyltransferase, whose translation is MKIPIIDIFAGPGGLGEGFSAFVNPENHKRQFKIALSIEKDTYAHQTLKLRSFFRQFAPEQVPLEYYECIKERITLSELYVRWPLQAKKANAEALLAELGEGKEAVSNSIVDKKIQSALNKEKDWVLIGGPPCQAYSVVGRSRRREKVLDEKKDERVALYKQYLRILGVHKPAVFVMENVKGLLSAKTLRSPLFSKILADLSAPGSAYLSDCKNKDIKLNSPGYRIYSLVAEPTDFDSKGNPIFCPQDFVIRSEKFGVPQTRHRVILLGIRKDIEFSPKTLKPSSEVSISSVLSDLPEIRSRLSKTADNNLAWKSAINDILEKGILVDIDKSVKEEILKQLNKISASEKKPGGEYLTYKQTSTPYYPEWYLDPRIEGVCNHSSRGHMKSDLTRYLFASCFAKVKKRSPKLEDFPQALLPAHKNINDGIENKKFADRFRVQLWNKPCKTVTSHISKDGHYYIHPDPAQCRSFTVREAARIQTFPDNYYFCGPRTSQFVQVGNAVPPLLANQIAEIVFEIFKSIYAKRFVKETYQIPELVK
- a CDS encoding very short patch repair endonuclease, translated to MADVHNNKTRSYNMSQIRSKNTKPEMIVRKYLHSQGFRYRLHDKKLPGKPDIVLPKYNSVIFVHGCFWHGHYECKYFVIPKTRTEWWLKKINRNKQLDLENTNKLKADRWNIITIFECELKDGKSEQTLTRIKKQLRSR
- a CDS encoding metallophosphoesterase family protein, coding for MVKDRILSVAHLSDLHVGGHSWHIWEALTRKLISLNPDLYVISGDISESNEEYSLQFVLSWLKGAISPFDTNKAFGLRLGENFSNKVIIIPGNHDYYTSNGSPFQLPKGDPKVNYYNVFKRHKLPRWHFCSNGKDVSAYIIALESPGEKSIANGYVEKNDLELVRKWTDQGRHGNLKKDGLFLGIDGLNSEEEAANLFNRSYKIIVLHHFLYLPKAYGKQPFMSLTNAHEVLGQIVSDDFDMVLAGHDHHDVFSSQKYQDLLDHRAIRRFARMYCVRQLGIKRPPVYHIDKNNNKLLPKTLRIAIEYVKSKAEGMDDVAATKFYRFKGITLAERSIKKGYKEFLKVDLSDSQVRKTLDEIAGVVNDEIRSVLKNRKLINSVAATATKKNSRENGFYIYQIDGSRNIQCHSYYYNIDSKEFENNGVESCSLSRPLDLFDTHAYEKLKKAKLIN